The DNA region GTTGGCTAAGTACGCTAAGCTTGTGCACTCGGCTTCCGAAGGCGCATACTGCGGCTAAACCAAAGTTATGCCCACTCGTAACGCCCTGGGCGGGGACATAAGTACTTATGTCCCCGCCCAGGGGCTAGAGATGGGACATAAGTGTGTGAAGTCCGCGCTGGGAAAGGTCAGCGAGTGTCCATTAACCGGATATCATGTCCATATAATGAGACCAGTAGTGGCCCGGTTGACACTCGGCGGCGAGACGGGAAAACTACAGGTATGCAGATCGGAATTCTTGTCGTACTTACCAAGCGCGTGACGGCCTAGCCCACAAGGCAAACCGTCCGGCTGGTAACAGTCCGAGCTGCATAGCACGCGCAAACCCCTCGCAGAGCCCACCGGCTGGAGGGGTTTTTTCGTTTCCGAACAAGGCTTGATCGAAAGTCAGATTTACCGTGCGATACCGGATCGCTAGTGCAGGTTGCTGCAATAGCGAAAACGAAGGAAGACTCACATGAGTAATGGTTCGACCATCAGCCCGGCGTTGATGGCCAGCAAGCCGCACCCCGCGGCGAAGAACGACCCGAATGCCAAAGCAGATACTGCTAAGGCCGAAGCGGCTGCTGCTGCCTCGCCGGTTCAAGGACTCAACCGAGTTATTGAACCGATTCAGATGAGCGGGTCTCAGGCCATTGTGCGTGCCCTTGAAGAGCTTGGTGTCACCGATATTTTCGGTCTCCCCGGTGGAGCCATTCTGCCAACTTACGATCCGCTCATGGCATCGGATATGAACCACGTGCTAGTTCGACACGAGCAAGGTGCCGGACACGCCGCCGAAGGCTATGCGATGGTGACTGGCAAGGTAGGCGTTTGTATCGCGACGTCGGGGCCCGGTGCAACCAACCTCGTAACGGCAATCATGGATGCGCATATGGACTCAGTGCCCATGGTCGCGATCACCGGGCAGGTGGCCTCAGCGGTCATTGGCACTGATGCTTTCCAAGAATCTGACATTATGGGCATCACGATGCCCATCACGAAACACTCCTTTCTGGTCACCGACCCCGAACAGATTCCGCGAGTGCTTGCCGAGGCATTTCACCTAGCCGGAAACGGGCGACCCGGTCCGGTGCTGGTAGACATTGCCAAGGACGCACAACAGGCGCAGATGACTTTTTCTTGGCCGCCGACGATCGATTTGCCCGGGTATCGCCCGGTCTTTCGCGGTCACTCCAAGCAATTGCGTGAAGCAGCGAGATTTATTGCTGAGGCGAAGAAACCAGTTCTCTATGTGGGCGGTGGCGTTATCAAAGGCCATGCTTCGGTGGAGCTGAAGGCGCTAGCAGAGCTGACGAACGCACCAGTTGTTACGACGTTGACCGCGCGTGGTGCCTTTCCGGACTCACATCCGCAACACGTCGGAATGCCGGGCATGCATGGCTCGGTTTCCGCGGTCACGGCGCTGCAGCAATCGGATCTGCTGATCACTTTGGGCGCTCGATTTGATGACCGCGTCACGGGAATTTTGGCGAGTTTCGCGCCCGGGGCAAAAGTTATTCACGCAGATATTGACCCGGCTGAAATCTCCAAGAATCGCACGGCAGATGTGCCAATTGTCGGCTCGGTCAAGGAAATCATTCCTGATCTGGCCGAGGCCGTTGCGGCCGAGTTTGCCGAAGTGGGCACACCGGATCTGACTGAATGGTGGGCCTTCCTCAACAACCTCCGCAGCACCTATCCGTTGGGATGGACCGAACCGGAAGACGGCCTGATTTCGCCGCAGAAGGTTATCCAG from Renibacterium salmoninarum ATCC 33209 includes:
- a CDS encoding acetolactate synthase large subunit encodes the protein MSNGSTISPALMASKPHPAAKNDPNAKADTAKAEAAAAASPVQGLNRVIEPIQMSGSQAIVRALEELGVTDIFGLPGGAILPTYDPLMASDMNHVLVRHEQGAGHAAEGYAMVTGKVGVCIATSGPGATNLVTAIMDAHMDSVPMVAITGQVASAVIGTDAFQESDIMGITMPITKHSFLVTDPEQIPRVLAEAFHLAGNGRPGPVLVDIAKDAQQAQMTFSWPPTIDLPGYRPVFRGHSKQLREAARFIAEAKKPVLYVGGGVIKGHASVELKALAELTNAPVVTTLTARGAFPDSHPQHVGMPGMHGSVSAVTALQQSDLLITLGARFDDRVTGILASFAPGAKVIHADIDPAEISKNRTADVPIVGSVKEIIPDLAEAVAAEFAEVGTPDLTEWWAFLNNLRSTYPLGWTEPEDGLISPQKVIQRIGALSGPEAIYASGVGQHQMWAAQFIKYERPHSWLNSGGAGTMGYSVPAAMGAKVGDPDRVVWAIDGDGCFQMTNQELATCRINNIPIKVAIINNSSLGMVRQWQTLFYEGRYSNTDLNTGHNTIRVPDFVKLAEAYDCVGLRCERDEDIDATIQKALAISDRPVIIDFVVSPNSMVWPMVPAGVSNDQIQVAHNLTPQWEEED